The Amycolatopsis mongoliensis genome includes a window with the following:
- a CDS encoding ABC transporter permease subunit has translation MLVLLVFATVVWVPVGAWIGVNPRVARLAQPVVQVLASFPANFLFPLVTAVLVTTGVSLDWGGILLMALGAQWYVLFNVIAGASAIPTDLREAAANLCLPRRLWWRRLVLPAVFPGYVTGGVTAAGGAWNASIVAEVISYNGSTLTATGLGAYIHDATGAGDAGRILVGVAVMSLYVVGLNRLLWRPLYTLAERRFSLS, from the coding sequence GTGCTGGTGCTGCTGGTCTTCGCCACCGTGGTCTGGGTGCCGGTCGGCGCGTGGATCGGGGTGAACCCCCGGGTCGCGCGCCTGGCGCAGCCGGTGGTGCAGGTGCTCGCGTCGTTCCCGGCGAACTTCCTCTTCCCGCTCGTCACCGCCGTCCTCGTGACCACCGGAGTTTCCCTGGACTGGGGCGGAATCCTGCTGATGGCACTGGGCGCGCAGTGGTACGTCCTGTTCAACGTGATCGCCGGGGCCTCGGCGATCCCCACGGACCTGCGCGAGGCCGCGGCGAACCTGTGCCTGCCGCGGAGGCTGTGGTGGCGGCGGCTGGTCCTCCCGGCGGTCTTCCCCGGCTACGTAACCGGGGGCGTCACCGCGGCGGGCGGCGCCTGGAACGCCTCGATCGTCGCCGAAGTCATCTCCTACAACGGCTCGACGCTGACCGCGACCGGGCTGGGCGCCTACATCCACGACGCCACCGGAGCCGGCGACGCCGGCCGGATCCTCGTCGGCGTCGCCGTCATGAGCCTCTACGTCGTCGGGCTCAACCGGCTGCTCTGGCGCCCGCTGTACACGCTGGCCGAACGCCGCTTCTCCCTGTCCTGA
- a CDS encoding ABC transporter ATP-binding protein: MSRPEVLVSLEHVSKSFTGAGGDELRVLDDISLDLRAGEIVALLGRSGSGKSTLLRTIAGLIGPTEGTVHYRGAEVNGANPGTAMVFQTFALMPWLTVQDNVELGLAARGVPPARRRERALAAIDLIGLDGFESAYPKELSGGMRQRVGFARALVLEPDLLLMDEPFSALDVLTAENLRTELMGLWQQDGFPTKAICVVTHNIEEAVLLADRVLVLGSGPGHLRAEVTVGLARPRDRKAPAFTALVERIYDLLTGREPGTVAAEPTPTATPLPDASVGGLAGLVEIVHARGGQADLPALAAELSFEVDDLLPLVDAAALLGFLVVTGADLHLTPAGETFTAADIQQSKKIFAEQARRHAPLVRTLDRALAASKDGALRVSFFQDLLRRGFSRDDSERQLATAIDWGRYAELFDYDAGAGKITHDVSHPPAAGG, from the coding sequence ATGTCCCGTCCCGAAGTGCTCGTGTCGCTGGAGCACGTCAGCAAGAGCTTCACCGGCGCCGGCGGCGACGAGCTGCGCGTGCTCGACGACATCAGCCTGGACCTGCGCGCGGGCGAGATCGTCGCGCTGCTCGGCCGTTCCGGGTCCGGGAAGTCGACGCTGCTGCGCACGATCGCCGGGTTGATCGGCCCGACCGAAGGAACCGTCCACTACCGCGGCGCGGAGGTCAACGGCGCCAACCCCGGCACCGCGATGGTGTTCCAGACCTTCGCGCTGATGCCGTGGCTCACCGTGCAGGACAACGTCGAGCTCGGCCTCGCCGCGCGCGGTGTCCCGCCCGCCCGGCGACGCGAGCGGGCGCTGGCGGCCATCGACCTGATCGGCCTCGACGGCTTCGAGTCCGCCTACCCCAAGGAGCTCTCCGGCGGCATGCGCCAGCGCGTCGGATTCGCCCGCGCGCTCGTGCTCGAGCCGGATCTGCTGCTCATGGACGAGCCGTTCTCCGCCCTCGACGTGCTCACCGCGGAAAACCTGCGCACGGAGCTGATGGGCCTCTGGCAACAGGATGGTTTCCCCACCAAGGCGATCTGCGTGGTCACCCACAACATCGAGGAGGCCGTGCTGCTCGCCGACCGCGTCCTCGTGCTCGGCTCCGGACCCGGCCACCTGCGCGCCGAGGTCACCGTCGGCCTCGCTCGCCCCCGCGACCGGAAGGCCCCGGCCTTCACCGCCCTGGTGGAGCGGATCTACGATCTCCTGACCGGCCGGGAGCCCGGGACCGTTGCCGCCGAGCCCACGCCCACCGCCACTCCCCTGCCGGACGCCTCGGTCGGCGGTCTGGCGGGCCTCGTCGAGATCGTCCACGCCCGCGGCGGCCAGGCCGATCTGCCGGCTCTCGCCGCCGAACTGAGCTTCGAGGTCGACGACCTGCTCCCGCTCGTGGATGCGGCGGCGCTGCTCGGCTTCCTGGTCGTCACCGGCGCGGACCTGCACCTGACCCCGGCCGGGGAGACCTTCACAGCGGCGGACATCCAGCAGAGCAAGAAGATCTTCGCCGAACAGGCCCGCCGGCACGCACCCCTGGTCCGCACCCTCGACCGCGCGCTGGCGGCGAGCAAGGACGGCGCACTGCGCGTGAGCTTCTTCCAGGACCTGCTCCGTCGCGGTTTCTCCCGAGACGACTCCGAACGCCAGCTCGCCACGGCGATCGACTGGGGCCGCTACGCCGAGTTGTTCGACTACGACGCCGGCGCGGGCAAGATCACCCACGACGTGAGCCACCCTCCGGCAGCCGGCGGCTGA
- a CDS encoding ABC transporter permease subunit, translated as MSLLRPLPVRTDPARPHRAAADVLVFLGAAGLLWLIVRLAHGTVTAWSPATAPATVSTDPGELPYYAGRSLLRMFAALALSVAFTFGYATAAARLRRAEKVLLPVLDILQSVPILGFLSVTITGFIALFPGSQLGLECAAVFAIFTSQAWNMAFAFHHSLVSQPRDLDEASRLLRLTRWQRFWRVDVPSGMIPLVWNGMMSFGGGWFFLTASEALSVDNRNYALPGVGAYVAAATAEGDLGKVLLAIGVMIVLVVGVNVLFWRPLTAWAERFRVENSEAAQAPRSVVLDLLRRSRVGVLLGRVFGPLVHPADRVTAVFGLADHPLRTSPARRRAGDVLFATAVLTLVGYGLVHAVGFVGETTGFAEVGHALLLGLVTFA; from the coding sequence ATGTCCCTGCTGCGTCCCCTCCCTGTCCGCACCGATCCGGCCCGCCCGCACCGCGCGGCCGCCGACGTACTGGTGTTCCTCGGCGCGGCCGGGTTGCTGTGGCTGATCGTGCGGCTCGCGCACGGCACCGTGACGGCGTGGTCCCCGGCGACCGCTCCGGCCACGGTCTCCACCGACCCGGGCGAGCTCCCCTACTACGCGGGCCGTTCCCTGCTTCGGATGTTCGCCGCGCTCGCCCTCTCCGTGGCGTTCACGTTCGGCTATGCCACCGCAGCGGCCCGGCTGCGGCGCGCGGAGAAGGTCCTGCTGCCGGTGCTGGACATCCTGCAGTCGGTCCCCATCCTCGGCTTCCTGTCGGTGACGATCACCGGCTTCATCGCCCTGTTCCCCGGTTCGCAGCTCGGCCTGGAGTGCGCCGCGGTCTTCGCGATCTTCACCTCACAGGCGTGGAACATGGCCTTCGCCTTCCACCACTCCCTCGTCTCCCAGCCCCGCGACCTCGACGAGGCATCCCGGCTGCTGCGGCTGACGCGGTGGCAGCGGTTCTGGCGGGTCGACGTCCCGAGCGGGATGATCCCGCTGGTCTGGAACGGGATGATGAGCTTCGGCGGCGGCTGGTTCTTCCTGACCGCGTCCGAAGCGCTCAGCGTCGACAACCGGAACTACGCGCTGCCCGGAGTCGGTGCCTACGTCGCGGCGGCCACCGCCGAAGGCGACCTCGGCAAGGTCCTGCTGGCGATCGGCGTGATGATCGTCCTCGTCGTGGGCGTCAACGTCCTGTTCTGGCGCCCGCTCACCGCCTGGGCCGAGCGGTTCCGCGTCGAGAACTCCGAAGCCGCCCAGGCCCCGCGCAGCGTCGTTCTCGACCTGCTGCGCCGGTCCCGGGTGGGTGTCCTGCTGGGCCGCGTGTTCGGGCCGCTGGTCCACCCGGCCGACCGGGTCACCGCGGTGTTCGGCCTCGCCGACCATCCACTTCGGACATCTCCGGCGCGGCGCCGCGCCGGGGACGTCCTGTTCGCGACGGCCGTGCTCACATTGGTCGGCTACGGTCTCGTCCACGCCGTGGGGTTCGTCGGGGAAACCACCGGGTTCGCCGAGGTCGGGCACGCGCTGCTGCTCGGGTTGGTCACGTTCGCGTGA